The sequence CAAGGTTCTTTTTAAACAGACAGTTGGTGAAGGCCCACAGAACCCCGATGCTCCACTATCGTCTGAAGAGAAAGAGCGTATAGCACACTCCGTCCTAAAGGTTGGCGACTCTGATCTGTTTGTGTCTGATCTGTTTCCGGGCCAAGCCCTTCAAAAGGGGAACCAGATCACGATTTGCATCACAACCGATGAGCTCGCCAAATCACAGGCCTTCTATGACTCCTTGCAGCAGGGCGGTCAGGTACTCATACCACTAAGCGAGGCCTATTTCAGCCCAGCATATGGTATGGTCATAGACAAGTTCGGTGTTACCTTCCAGATCTTCACTAAGAAAAAATAACAAAAGGCCAAGTTTATCTACCCTTGTAGACAAGCTTGGCCTTTTTGATCAATACAACCCCCGCCACAGTAAGCTATTCTTTAATGTAAGTATCGCCATATGCAATAATCACTTTTGTTTTATTAGTAGTCATTGCACTATCGTAAACTATTTCATCTGGACGGAAGACTACTTCTGTCTGCTTCGTTTTCACAAAAGATCCGTCGTCTTTGGTGATTATCACATCAGGATGACCGAGTCGTTCAAATACAGCAGCTGGAATATTAGGTTCCTGTGCAGCATCTTCCAATTGGCTAGTATTAACCTCAGCGGCATGAACATTAGACTTTATAACTCCAATTAGTGCAGTAGCACTCACTACCAATATAGCCAATCGCAAAACCATTGGTTTAACTCGCAAAAATTCCATCTCCTTTACAATTATAGGGTTCCACTCACCCATACTTTTGAAATTAGGGGGATTTCCTCCCTTTAATTTCGTCAGAAGTTCTCTCAAACAGGAAATAAAGGGAATATATCCCTCTATTATTGCATAATCAACCCAAATAAGCCCATAAGTTCAATAATAGAGGGAGAATTTCCCTCTAATCTCTTAAATAGCTTGTTTGTTGCATATTTAGAGGGAGAAATTCCCTCTACTTTGTTGTGCGCTCTAACCAATCAAATTTCAATACAGCGCCCGCCACAAATAGAACGTGGCATAAGCCTCCCAACCCCGCCAACTCTCACCTAACTGCTGAAGCTCCGCTAAGGTCGGCTTTCTGTCCATTCCGGTGAGTGCCTTTACGGCATTCTGCAGGCCCACATCCCCTACCGGGAATGAGGTGGCATCCCGCAAACATCTCATCCGCACATATTGGGCCGTCCACGGCCCGATCCCACGGATCTGGACGAGTCTCGCTTCGGCTGCTTCGGGGGATGGCAGCTGCAGCAGCTCTTCCCGGCTCAATTCGCCGCGGGCCATCAGGCCAGCGACTGTAAGAATCGTCAGTGCTTTATTCCGTGTTAGCTGCAAAGCGCATAACTCTTCCATAGTTACGCTCAGAAAAGCCTCCGGGCGAGGGAAATGGTAATACGTATGTCCTGCCCATTCCAGGGATTCCCCATATTCAGCGGTCAGACGCTGCTTCAGTCTGTAGGCAAAAGTCAGGTTTA comes from Paenibacillus sp. 19GGS1-52 and encodes:
- a CDS encoding VOC family protein; protein product: MTLQLNPFIMLDGNAQEAISFYEVALNAKVLFKQTVGEGPQNPDAPLSSEEKERIAHSVLKVGDSDLFVSDLFPGQALQKGNQITICITTDELAKSQAFYDSLQQGGQVLIPLSEAYFSPAYGMVIDKFGVTFQIFTKKK
- a CDS encoding DNA-3-methyladenine glycosylase, translated to MNDLLFELALPETFNFAVCLDYMERSALECLYIVDHGGVNRLFELEGTSVLIRLTVPSVGFMQVSLLQGAVLSQDGQAKLARYIRDWFDLDRDLEPFYSLTSRDPLLRPLVERFYGLRIVGIPDLFEALCWAILGQQVNLTFAYRLKQRLTAEYGESLEWAGHTYYHFPRPEAFLSVTMEELCALQLTRNKALTILTVAGLMARGELSREELLQLPSPEAAEARLVQIRGIGPWTAQYVRMRCLRDATSFPVGDVGLQNAVKALTGMDRKPTLAELQQLGESWRGWEAYATFYLWRALY